One genomic region from Terriglobales bacterium encodes:
- a CDS encoding dienelactone hydrolase family protein: MAAASAQDWAKQALEKSPRHQEWVAIKDGTRVIHAFVVYPEVRQKAPAVVVIHEIMGLTDWVRSVADQLAAAGYIAIAPDLLSGKGPNGGKTSDFADVNAVREAIRALDPAAVIADLNAVTDYVQKLPAASGKVAVAGFCWGGGKSFRFATFRPDLTAAFVFYGPGPEKVDAIRAPVHGFYAENDARINAALPATEAAMKAAGKKFEAVTYAGAGHGFMRAGEAPDATPENRKAREDAWKRWLELLKAM; this comes from the coding sequence ATGGCCGCAGCGTCGGCGCAAGATTGGGCGAAGCAAGCGCTGGAGAAGTCGCCACGGCACCAGGAGTGGGTGGCCATCAAGGACGGCACGCGCGTGATCCACGCGTTCGTGGTGTATCCCGAGGTCAGGCAGAAAGCACCGGCCGTAGTGGTGATCCACGAGATCATGGGCCTGACGGACTGGGTGCGCAGCGTGGCCGACCAACTGGCCGCGGCGGGATACATCGCCATCGCGCCCGATCTGCTGAGCGGCAAGGGCCCGAACGGCGGCAAGACCAGTGACTTTGCGGACGTGAACGCGGTGCGGGAGGCGATCCGAGCGCTGGATCCGGCGGCGGTCATCGCCGACCTGAACGCCGTGACCGACTACGTCCAGAAGCTGCCCGCGGCCAGCGGCAAGGTGGCGGTGGCCGGATTCTGCTGGGGCGGAGGCAAGTCGTTCCGTTTCGCCACGTTCCGACCGGACCTGACGGCGGCGTTCGTCTTCTACGGGCCGGGTCCGGAGAAAGTGGACGCCATCCGCGCGCCGGTCCACGGCTTCTACGCCGAGAACGACGCCCGCATCAACGCTGCGCTGCCTGCAACCGAGGCCGCGATGAAAGCCGCCGGAAAGAAGTTCGAAGCGGTGACCTACGCGGGCGCAGGCCACGGCTTCATGCGCGCGGGCGAAGCTCCTGACGCCACTCCGGAAAATCGCAAGGCCCGCGAAGACGCCTGGAAGCGCTGGCTGGAGCTGCTGAAGGCGATGTGA
- a CDS encoding SpoIIE family protein phosphatase, with protein MLLRVDYKSGQPVYAQLLAQIKTAAASGALHPGESLPAIGPLAEELRVGRNSVAKAYAELENLGIIELLPDTGYRLKEPHRPLRKEVARAADAGASSQRRARRAIRTTVTYALLSLLAAALYFGLVGLFGALLVRAGLLRGEVVALGTALFLAAVFLPLRNRLQRAVERRVFRKRHNVPRALETLKAESWSPPSLDAFLEKVIETSESIVGVRPILIRDHGEVLALVNAFPALRSAREPVAAGNHFLMPLFSQDEVLGVLHLEAKPAGGTYDAEDWEFLRAAAEQVTSAANQFRLRNERRESEYAFDIQRALLPRETPQPPGFSIAGAWQPARTVGGDYYDVFWLNETQLALIVADVAGKGAPAALLMANVQAATRAYATMTPSPRELCSRVNRAICASSAERFVTFFYAVLDPAERRLTYTNAGHNPPLVVSRDGACRKLATGGPVLGLLAQAEFEQDALELRAGDRLLIFTDGLVEAEGGDGEEFGDERLFTAMTASADVTAPALRDSIMQAVTHFCGADFADDATLLTVVVKGGPSGQT; from the coding sequence ATGCTCTTGCGAGTTGATTACAAGTCCGGCCAGCCGGTCTATGCGCAACTGCTAGCGCAGATCAAGACGGCGGCTGCGTCGGGAGCGCTGCATCCCGGGGAGTCGTTGCCGGCTATCGGTCCGCTGGCGGAGGAGCTGCGCGTCGGCCGCAACAGCGTGGCCAAGGCGTACGCCGAACTGGAAAACCTGGGCATCATCGAGCTGCTTCCGGACACCGGCTACCGCCTTAAGGAGCCTCATCGGCCGCTGCGGAAGGAAGTGGCACGCGCGGCCGACGCCGGCGCCAGTAGCCAACGCCGCGCCCGGCGTGCGATCCGCACCACGGTCACCTACGCGCTGCTCAGCTTGCTGGCGGCGGCGCTGTACTTTGGGCTCGTGGGCCTCTTCGGTGCGCTGCTCGTGCGGGCCGGGCTGCTGCGCGGCGAAGTGGTGGCTCTGGGGACGGCGCTGTTCCTTGCGGCGGTGTTTCTGCCGCTGCGCAATCGTTTGCAACGGGCGGTGGAGCGCAGGGTCTTCCGCAAGCGCCATAACGTGCCGCGCGCGCTGGAGACGCTGAAAGCCGAGTCCTGGTCGCCGCCCAGCCTGGACGCCTTCCTCGAAAAAGTTATCGAGACGTCGGAGAGCATCGTCGGCGTGCGGCCCATACTCATCCGCGATCACGGCGAGGTGCTGGCGCTGGTGAATGCGTTTCCGGCGCTGCGCTCGGCGCGTGAACCCGTGGCGGCGGGCAATCACTTCCTGATGCCGCTGTTTTCGCAGGATGAAGTGCTGGGCGTACTGCACCTGGAGGCCAAGCCCGCCGGCGGAACCTACGATGCGGAAGATTGGGAATTTCTGAGGGCGGCGGCCGAGCAGGTGACGAGCGCAGCCAACCAGTTCCGGCTGCGCAACGAGCGTCGGGAGTCGGAGTACGCGTTCGACATTCAACGCGCGTTGCTGCCCCGTGAGACGCCGCAGCCGCCGGGCTTTTCGATTGCCGGCGCATGGCAACCGGCGCGTACTGTAGGCGGCGATTACTACGACGTGTTCTGGCTCAACGAGACGCAGCTGGCGCTGATTGTGGCCGACGTTGCCGGCAAAGGCGCGCCGGCTGCGCTGCTGATGGCCAACGTCCAGGCCGCCACCAGGGCGTACGCGACCATGACGCCCTCGCCGCGGGAGCTGTGTAGCCGCGTGAATCGGGCGATTTGCGCCAGCAGCGCCGAGAGATTCGTGACGTTTTTCTACGCCGTGCTCGACCCCGCCGAGCGACGCCTGACCTACACCAACGCCGGGCACAATCCGCCGCTGGTGGTCTCGCGCGACGGCGCCTGCCGCAAGTTGGCAACCGGCGGCCCCGTTCTCGGCCTATTGGCGCAAGCCGAGTTCGAGCAGGATGCCCTCGAGCTGCGCGCGGGCGACCGGCTGTTGATCTTTACCGACGGCCTGGTGGAAGCCGAAGGCGGCGACGGCGAGGAATTCGGCGACGAGCGCCTCTTTACCGCCATGACTGCTAGCGCGGACGTCACCGCACCCGCCTTGCGCGACTCCATCATGCAGGCCGTGACGCATTTCTGCGGCGCCGACTTCGCCGACGACGCGACCTTGCTGACGGTGGTGGTCAAGGGAGGACCCTCGGGGCAAACGTGA